The genomic interval ggggaGTGTTGCTGAACCAGGAGTCATTGTAGGTGGGATTGCTGAAGAAAACAGGAGTGTTTTGCCTAAGTTCTAGCTTAAAAAGAGTAGAGAATAAGATGCCATCCAGAAGAGCCTCTAAGGCCATGAATGAGTAATTTCAATCGGTGAGCTGAGCAAGTTGGAAGTAGGTCCTGTTACTTGAATGGAGGGTTAACTTTTGATGGATTTCTTATGTAGTCAGAAGCACATATCAGGATTAGATTGGAAGTCAGGATTGCTGACACCCTGAAAGAATCATTAGCCAccagggcaggcaggtgggtagtttgaggtAATCTGCTCCTTCCCCTGCTTATGCACGGCCTTTTTGTCATCCCAATTCATAGCCTTGAGATTCTTAAAGCCATCCAGAAAGCACACCTTTACTTTCAGCAGCCAttgaccagagattcccaggaatcattgggatgttacatttcttcaaggagcctTTGAGCAcatatttgattttgttttcctccaTCTACCTAGTGATCCCTTCTCATCCAGAACTCAGAGCAGTGTGTCTGTTTCAGAGTCTTGTGTTGTGCATTCAAATGAATTGGACTACCCAACGTAGCTGGCTGACTGTAACCAGGAGCTCAATACCAGCCGTCTCCTGCCCATCGTGATTTATGGTTCAGTGATGCTAACATCAAAGCAGATCAATTCCAAAGCTGTTATTAGCAGAACAGAGTTCAAATCTGTTGCTGTTGGGATTGTCCACAAGAGGCCTGACGTTCTAGGTCCCAAACTTGCCACCGGATCACGACTGCTCCATTTTTACTAGTCATGAATATATATACTaaaattgtcagtgtttcagattAATACTACTTTCTATAGTTGTGTTGGTGATGTTTTTTAATGAAGTTAGTAAAaggattttgtttgtttttacagACTTTTTTGTGGAACTGGACAAAGTGATGCATCCATTGGTATTCAGCAGCAGCAGTATGACTGATCTGGTGCGTTACACCCGGCAGGGTTTACATTGGCTTCGCCTGGATGCCAACCTGTTACCATGAGCTTGGAAAAGTTGGATGGAAGACCTGAAAAATCTGCCTTTTTCTAACTGTCTCAGAATTACTTCATGTCACTCTTTCCACTTTTTCTAATTGTAAATAGGCTCCTGACCTTTTACAGAACAAAAATTATGATATATTACCAATGAAACTATTTTTGAACCTAGTAACATAACTTTCTGATAATACATATAgcaatttttaacatttctgtTACATTTCCGCACAGATACCTTGGAGCTTTGGGAATTTTTTCCTATtacacaggatcatttcatttTGTTTGCATCAGTCTCCTAATCATGCAAACCATGACTCCCATCTTTTACGTTACACTAATCAAACAATCACAgctttgaaacaaaaaacagcTTAACTTGCATGGAATCTTCAATGGGTGCATTATATTTTATATTGATTCTCTATTATGTTTAATGTTACCAAATAAGTTCATAGCTATTCTAAGGATAACTTAAGAGTTTCACCAACCTTTAAATACTGTTCAGTTTCTTGGCTGAATCAGGAATTATCACAGGGtatgttttagaaaaaaaatattaattgtgaGACTGTTGCATGTTTAAAGCCAGATCTTGTTTCTGGGTCAAATGGTATGACCTTATTGGGAAATTTACTACTTCCACTGAAGTAGAaaattgtgctgctgctgtatCTATGGTACACAGTTCTGTGAACAGCATTGACTTTTTAGCACAGTTAATATTGCATAATGATGAATGGATCTATTGTCAGTTGGACATTAAGATATTAAGTGGATTATTTACTGCATTCATTTTTGAATGTTGTGTTGGCTAACGGAATTGTCCAAAATGGTCTAGTGTAACATTTGTACAGAAGGCATGCAGTCTTGTACAGAAGATGTACAACATTCATAAGGTTATAGTAACCATTCTGAGATGCTAGACAAATTTGCATCACACCATAGCTTCTGCTTCCAGTTAACCACTCATCAGTTTCACTGGGAAGATAACTAATTCAACCTGGTGTATATAGACAAGAGTGCATTGTCCCAAAAATGAATTGACACCTTTTCACAGTGAGATCTATATTTGCCTGGAATGATTTTCATTTAactggatttgttttttttaaaagttggatGTGCCACAGTAtagaaaacaacttttaaaaatgtaattgaattCCTATGTATTAAGTATAAGAAATGGAAACTCCAAGCTTACCAGTCCAACAAATATGCTTCAGAGTTGCACTGCTTCTTTAAATGTCATTGATTAACATAACTGCATTTCTTTAAAACTGAAACAGTATAGCAATTTATATTTTCTGTATGTTTTTGTCACATTCTGTTTGGGAGTTTGAATCTGCCACGTCAAACACACTGGGTGTGCCTTATAGATCTCTTATATTTCCCCCCTCATTTTGTTATACATTTTCAGTAGATTACAAGGTGCTACATCAAACACTAAATCTGTGTAAATGATGTAATTTTGGAGAAATTGTTGTTTTTCATCTTGGATCATGCTGTATTGTTGAATGTTGATATAGTTTGTGACCACATCTGCCAGATATCCATGCCACTCCGATCTTTTAAAATGATTACACTAGTTTGTGAACCGGAGATTTGATCTATTTCTGTGAGAGTAAACAAAAACATTTGGGGACAGGTGCAAACATTTTTAGTAAACATAATGTGCAACCAGGTGAGATAAAGTGTCCTGGAAGAATCTATTTTAatgtaattatttaaaatgtaatgtCAGCCtgtaagtttttgttttgaaacatttCTTATCctgccaattaaaaaaaatcatacactTGCCATAATCTAGCATTATGATGGCTAGGTTGCAGTCAATAAATATATTAACTTAAAAGGCAAAAAATATTATTTGGGGAGGGGTATGTTTGTTTTACTAAATCAGGCcattttatttatgtatttattttattttgaggaCATATTCTGAAAATGTGTTCTGTCTGCTGCTTTAAAATACTCTGTAATGGATTTCCTGCTGAAGATCCATTAATGTGCTTGAAATGAGAAGTGGCATCAGTATTGAGAGTGCATGGATGTGACAGAATGTGAGTGAACAGCATGAACAAGGGCTATTATTTTACCTTTTCCCAGAAAGATTTAAATTATTCTGGAATATTTCCATCCGTGTGGAAAGATGGGCTTGATTGTGAGAAGCTGTGCCTGATTTAACAGTATCTCTTTTGCAACACTATTGAGTTAATAGGATGCCTCTTACATAGGGCTTGTCagaagtatattttttaaaagaaatggcaACTTTAAGATTCTTAGGGGTTCCATAATGGGGCTGCAAGGAACAGCTCAGCAACCATGCTTTTCCTCGCATCTGTTACTGCCGAAATGCCTTTGTGTTTATGGCACACATTGGAGAATTCaaacaaataatattttgtgtatttaaaaaaaaatgagtgccACTTGTTATAGCCTAATACTTACAAAGTAATCAGTTTTTGTAATGTATTCTCCTGTGTCTATTCTGTTGAAACTGCTAATATATTGACCCACAGTACGAAATACCCTTTAAACTATTAACTAGCAGAGTCTTCCTGTACAGTGGTATATGGAGAGATCCTCAAACGTTCACTCAGCCAAATTCCAAAATGGTTTCAATCTTTACCGTTGTCTTCTTGAGCTGTGTATTTGATGTTAATACTGAAGATGTGTGATAGGTTTGTGTCTGTTATGATGTCTGCCATGAAATATCAAGTTTTTAAATGTAATGTGTATTTCTAATTATAAATGTTTATTTGATAGAAATAACTGACCTTATAATATTTTATAGTATTTATTACTGTAGATATCTAGGTCATCTCGACCTTTTTAGCACATCGTTCCCATTTAATGCTTCCTtatgatttgttttaattttcagatcTAAAGATGAACAAAATTCAATTGCTCATTAGCTGCACAGTTTGTTTAATTTCAGACTAGAGCTACAAATGAATTTATGGAAACACGTTGAGCATTTGGGTATAAAGTATGATAGAAAATAGTTACAGTAAATAAAAGGGAAATGATAACTATGACCATTTGAGTATGCACCtgacttttgtatcttcctgtAAAGACGTTATTGAAATCTGTTCTGATCAGTGTTTGTACCTCACTAAATCATTGTTCTCAATTTGCCTGTGgtctttttgcttttaatttggaGAGTCACTGAAAATGAGCATTTTCATACAATGTTAAGTTGATTGTTTAATGATTTCTTAGTTACTGCCCTACGTTTTCCCCTCCCAGTAAAACTACCTGTCATGAACAGGTTGTTTATGTCAATAGTAGAAGAAAAAATGTAGTTACACAATTATTAACACTTTGAATTGTTTTGGAGGCCCACAGCATGTCTGCTTTATGTGAATTGTACACATTCATGGAGTGTTAATCCTATCAAATAAATGTATTATTAAATAAAGGTAGTATAATTTAGGATATATAACTTGCAAAACATCCTTTGATTTAATGGGAAATGGTCTATTTTtcattgtaattttcttttaaatatgctCAAAATAACGTGTTTACTTATGATTTATAACACTTGAAAATGTTGGAGATGAATAGTTAAATCAGTAAGTGAAAGCTCTTTTATAGCTGTGGATGAGGTTGTTCTCTAACATAGTGCCATCTTTAGCAGTATGCAGTATCTTGGCCCTTTAGAAAGTACTGCAGAGATTGCCTCGGATATGGTGAGGCATTTGCATTGGGAAGTATTTGTAAGATAATCTGTTAATGGCAAGTAAAGCATTGTATAACCTAAACTTTTGGCTTCTGTAAAGATTATATATTTTCCATCATAATGGAAAAGGGTTTTTAGTAAATCTAGATTGTTGCAGCTCAGCTCTGTATTTTTCAACTTTAGTCACAAGTTGCATATTTTTAAGTAAAATGGGATTCACATATTTACAGTGTAAAGAAAACCTCAGATTCTTATTATTCTGTCAGGAAAAGTAGATTTGCTTTGTATAATGCAGATTGTTAACTTTAGTGAATTTCCGGTGAGATTTTTCTTTAATAAATTTTTCAAATGCTGACCAGTTTGTGTGTTTATTATACCAGAGGCACTAAATCTGTTTCCATCGAATGGATTTTCCATTAAAGTAAATGGAAAGATTAGAAATGGTATTTAAATACTATCACCGTTCTCAGCTTTAATCATCATAAATGTGTTTACTCCAACCTCTCTCTAGTGACTAACTTTTGCTATCTTGATCATGTTTCCAGATTGTAGACTCCCATCTTTTTTGAATTAAAACATCTGGCTATTCCTTAAATGAGATCACTGTTGTGGCACCAACTGTACTCACTGGCACCCCAGAACCTTTATTCCTGTCATCTTGTGTATCAAAAATATTCTGTGGTTGCAATTTTATCATGAAATTCCATGCAAGATCCTTCCTTCAATGTGTCTCCAGAATTGTAGAGTTTGTTATAATCAATTTTTTAAGTTGGCTTaaattcttagaacatagaacagtacagcacaggaacaggcctttcagcccacattgtttgcaccaaacacaatgccaaattgaactaattctctcctgcctgcatatgatccatatccctcgattccctgcctattcatatgtctaacagcctcttaaaatgccattttgtacctgcttccaccactccccccggcagcctgttcgaggcacctaccactctgtgcaaaacaaaaaaacttgacctgcacatctcctttaaactttccccctctcacctcaaatgcatgtcctccagtacttcacatttctaccttggggtggaagttctgactgtctaccctatcaatgcctcccataatcatataaacttctatcaggtctctcctctgcCTCCAATGCTCCACTAGAgaaaccacccaagtttgtccaacctctccttacagctcatattctctaatcctggaaagcctcttctgcaccctttccaaagcctccacatccttcctgtaatagggcaaccagaactgtacacaatactcccaagtgcagcctaaacaaagtttaatatagctgcaatgtgacaAGCCTTATTTActgccttatctacttgtgtggccactttcagtgagctggacttggactccaaggtccctctgtacatcaatgctgttaagagtcctgccattaactgtatactttcccctcacattaggcctcccaaagtgcaacacctcacacttgcttggattaaactccatttgccattttttcacccatatctataactgatctgtattctgttgtatcctttgaccgGGTGTTTGGGTGGGTGATCTCTGAGATGGCGTGAGCCTTTGTTCATTTACCCAGGACTTATGTGTTTCCAATGAAATAACCTGTGCCGTCAATGCTGCTCCTTCATTTGAGTGGTCAAgggccaaggattcccacaagtcagtgGAATGTTACACTTGTGGCTTGGAGAACATCCATGTATTATTTTCTCAGTTCATCTTATCTACTACCCTGGCAaagcttcagaatcaggtttattatcgctgacatatgccgtgaaaattgttgttttgcagcagcagtatagggcaagacataaaaaattgctataagtcacaaaaataagtagtgcaataaaggaataacaaaatctgatggcagaggggaagaagctgttctgaaaacattgagtgtgggtgttcaagctgtatctcctccccaatggtagtaacatgaagagggcatgtcccagatggtgaggtctttaatgatggatactgctgccttgaggcactgcctcttgaagatgtcctcactggtggggagggggttgtgcccctgatggagctggctgagtctataaccctctgcagcctcttttgatcctgtgcattggagcctccataccgggcaGTGATATaactggtcagaatgctctccactgtacacttgtagaaatttgcaagagtctttggtgacataccaaactccCAGTGAAGTTGAGCCACTGCATCAATGcgttaggcccaagatagatcctcttgagatattgatgcccaggaacttgaagctgctcacactttccaccactgacccctcaatgaggactggtgtgtgtgttctcccaacgttcccttcctggagtccacaatcaattccttggtcttgctgacaaatGCAAGGTGGTTGTTgggataccactcaaccagccagcCTATCTCACTCATGTATGCCTCCTcactgccatctgagattctgccaaaaactggtgtcattggtgaatttatagatggcatttgagttgtgcctagtcacagtcatgagtgtagagagtagagcagtcgaggtgctccaaagccaagtgtagacctgttgtggcactaggcaaattgcagtgggtccaggtccttgctcaggcaggagttaactctAGCCATGACCAAATGATATAACACATCAATAAGGATCTTAATAAAAACACTGTGCTTTCATAATACAAAACTCCATTGgttttaaataaagtttattaAAAGTTGCATCAAACTGTTTCCCTTCAGTTTTGCATGCTGGTAGGAGTTTCTTGTGTTGAACTGGGAACTTTCCACAAGAGAGGAGCAACACCGGCTAACTGTtcagcagctgtctgtaaggagtttgtacgctctccctgtgtctgcatgggtttcctctcacattacaaagacatacaggttcaGAGCTGTGGGCAGGCTtttttggtgccggaagagtggcgacatttgcgggctgccccccagcaccttctcagtaatgcaaaaagacgcatttcactgtgtgtttcaatgtacgtgtgactaataaataaatatctaatgaGAGCAACTGGTCTTGTGCTTTTTTTAAGGAACGTGATATGGCTTTAACCATTGTAACAGACTGAGAGGCTGTACTCCACCTCTGGAGAAAGCAAAAACACAATCTTGATTGCAATGAACAAAACTATCTTTGTGTTACAAATTCTGaaattttaatataaatgaaaaattatTCTACAGTTCTTCATGCATTTTTCAAgcataattaaacaaataatatAAATCTACAATCAACATTGTGCAATTCATTTATGAGTGTGTTTGAAGCAATTATTTACAGTGCTTTGAACAAGTTATTTACAGTACTTTAAACAGCATTTATTTACACAAATACACAGGTTATTACATGGTTACGTTTGATAATGATCCTTTACAAAATCTTTCAGTGAAAGTCAGTCTTGGTGAACAATCATGGAACAGCGGTTGTTCCTGCAAAAAACAAGACATTGCTTGTATTAGTGCACAGGCCTCACTATCTTagctaaaataaaacatttttgaatGACAACCCAATCCAGaagctttgaaatatttaaaatactttaagAAGATGAGTGCTCATCCTATCAGCATTACTCTTTTACTCTTCTCTCAGAGGCTTTGCGAGTGCTTTGGAACTCCTGGCCAGGGAGAGCTGTGGGAGCAGAGTCTCTGGGGATGTTTAAGGCTGGCATAGATTTCTAAACAGTAAAGGAATCGGGTGTTATGGGGAAACAGGACTTGAGGaatatcagatcagccatgatcacattcaGTGGCAGAGTGGCTTAAGGGCCTGCAggatctactcctgcttctactatggtcttatggtctgtTCTGATTAACTTGCAggaggtgtctggaatgggaagGGGGGAAAGATATTTTCAATCAGAAATTTAAAATCACACTGATTAAAAATGACATTCAAATGTTAtccatgtgaaatgttaacttcctCTCCATAGATAATACCTGATccactgattatttccagcatttttggtttttacttAAGATTTACAATATTCACTGTGGCTTGCTATTTGTATCATTAAAAATGTTATAGGAACGTGGCTGTAAACTCACTAGTATTTGGATATTCctatcttttgtaaataaaatgattaaagcAATGTAGCTGAAGTTTGAATCTGTTGCAAAAACAAACATAcaaatatatgaattaggagcaggatagCCCACTCGGCTCTTCAAACCTAGTCTGTCATTTAATAGGGTTACGACTGatatgattgtaacctcaactaaGCAGTCCTGCCTACCTCAAGTaactttcctcccactttcttatCATATccataaaaatattgaaatactCATGATCCCTCATGACCTGAAATGGTATGATCAAATactccctcactcttctaaactccagcagatacaagcataACCTGTCCAACCCTTCTGCATAAACCAACCCACTCATTCCAGgtattattcttgtaaaccttctccaaactgctGCCAAACATTAACATGTTGCATTCTGAATTTGATATCAAAAAAAAGTACATTAGTGACTTTGGGGGGAgactttattttttattattagttCTTTTTAAGTGACCTGATAGTTTGTAATTTGCAGACACTGGagatgggtttttttttgcattaaacatATTAAAAGTTATTTATATTGGGAAAGATAATACAATGGATGTTGATCAGGCATTATTTATTTCTGGTTAGGACCAAGCGGAGAATTGTCTCTCCTGGAACTGTAAACTTAAGTGACTTAATAgatgaaatatatatttatttattgtaatctCCACTAACTGGCATTGGAATACCTCCGATCATAATTCAAAAATCAGCATTAATTCTTATCTACCTTCTTGACTTAGACCACGTAGTGAAATACAGGTCATGATAATCTTCAACCCATTAAGTTTGATTCCTCTCTTTGTATTACTTTCTCAAGATTTTCCTTGCATACCTGCAGTATTTTGAGTTGCAATCATCATCATTTCTACATGAGGATCCAATTCGTTTATAGGTGATCCATCTCCAGAGTGGAGTCATTCTTCGGATCCTGTGGAGCGCAGTCTCCAACTGTCCTATAGCAGCACAGTCAGCCTATGAAAAGAGCAAAGAATGGCAATATTACAAATGATACTGAAAGAAATCATCCAGCAGTTTACTAAAATACCACTTCCCAACATACGTCTCAGAAAGCCATAATTAATTAATGCTGAGagagatttaaaattaaactctTTCTTCTGTGTTCCTTGTTTCTCATTTATGTCTCTCCTTATCACactcttttccaaatgcaagtgcaCCAAATCTACCCCTGAAGTCTCTGCTGAAAAGGGTTGAGAAATGAGGAAGATGATTTGAAAATCTGTgcaatgctgaaatctgaaacccCTGTGAAAATGTAATTCAGAgcagcattctgactggagggTACAATATCAAGAGTAGATTTGGATTGCTGTAACAAATATTTGCCACAGGCACAATTATTATAGGCTATTAAATCACCCCATGAATTAAAAGTCAACAATAATTATATATTTCATCTCCAAAAAACCAGCATTGAAATACCAAATCccataattaaaatgttaatgttaatTACTTATTCACACATTAAGTTACACAATCTCATGCATATGGTACAGATCAACTAGGTTTACCATAAAATTTAAATTGCCATAGGATATTAATTTGTCATATTAATGACACAATTGAAACACAtccactttaattttaaaattaaaccttTTTGTGATAACACTGAAATGCATGCATTGCAGAAATACATGACGCAATATTGTTCAGCCGAAACACAGTAAGGCAACTCACACCTAGac from Pristis pectinata isolate sPriPec2 chromosome 4, sPriPec2.1.pri, whole genome shotgun sequence carries:
- the LOC127569174 gene encoding liver-expressed antimicrobial peptide 2-like; its protein translation is MKIFAIICIASTILSNQADCAAIGQLETALHRIRRMTPLWRWITYKRIGSSCRNDDDCNSKYCRNNRCSMIVHQD